Proteins encoded in a region of the Corvus hawaiiensis isolate bCorHaw1 chromosome 18, bCorHaw1.pri.cur, whole genome shotgun sequence genome:
- the VPS33A gene encoding vacuolar protein sorting-associated protein 33A: MAAHLSSGRVNLTALREAGRRELREFLDKCAGSKAIVWDEYLTGPFGLIAQYSLLKEHEVEKMFTLKPGRLPPADVKNIIFFVRPKLELMDIITDNVLREDRGRSPQRDFHILFVPRRSLLCEQWLKEQGVLGSFIHREQYSLDLIPFDGDLLSMESESAFKECYLESDQTSLYHAAKGLMTLQALYGTIPQIFGKGDCARHVANMMIRMKREFPGSQNSIFPVFDTLLLLDRNVDLLTPLATQLTYEGLIDEIYGIQNTYVKLPPEKFAPKKQGEGGKDLPTEPKKLQLNSAEELYAEIRDKNFNAVGSVLSKKAKIISAAFEERHHAKTVGEIKQFVSQLPHMQAARSSLANHTSIAELIKDITTSEDFFDNLTVEQEFMSGIDTDKVNNYIEDCIAQKHPLIKILRLVCLQSVCNSGLKQKVLDHYKREILQTYGYEHILTLNNLEKAGLLKPQTGGRNNYPTIRKTLRLWMDDVNEQNPNDISYVYSGYAPLSVRLAQLLARPGWRSIEEVLKMLPGPHFEERQQLPTGLQKKRQHGENRVTLVFFLGGVTYAEVAALRFLSQMEDGGTEYVIATTKLINGTTWIKSLMEKLEPAPF; the protein is encoded by the exons aTGGCGGCGCACCTGAGCTCGGGCCGGGTGAACCTGACGGCGCTGCGCGAGGCGGGGCGGCGCGAGCTGCGCGAGTTCCTCGACAAGTGCGCGGGCTCCAAG GCCATCGTGTGGGACGAGTACCTGACCGGCCCCTTCGGGCTCATCGCGCAGTACTCGCTGCTCAAG GAGCATGAGGTGGAGAAGATGTTCACGCTCAAACCGGGCCGGCTGCCCCCGGCCGACGTCAAGAACATCATCTTCTTCGTCAGGCCCAAGCTGGAGCTGATGGACATCATCACGGACAACGTGCTCAG GGAAGACAGAGGCCGCTCTCCGCAGAGGGATTTCCACATCTTGTTCGTGCCACGCCGCAGCCTCCTCTGCGAGCAGTGGCTGAAGGAGCAGGGCGTGCTGGGCTCCTTCATCCACCGCGAGCAGTACAGCCTGGACCTGATCCCCTTCGACGGAGACCTGCTCTCCATGGAATCCGAGAGCGCCTTCAAG GAATGTTACCTGGAGAGCGATCAGACCAGTCTGTACCATGCAGCAAAGGGGCTGATGACACTGCAGGCTCTCTACGGAACCATCCCGCAGATTTTTGGGAAGGGCGACTGTGCTCGG CACGTGGCCAACATGATGATCAGGATGAAGCGCGAGTTCCCTGGGAGCCAGAATTCCATATTTCCCGTCTTTGATACCCTCTTGTTGCTGGACCGCAATGTGGACCTGCTGACCCCGCTGGCCACGCAGCTGACATACGAGGGGCTGATAGATGAGATTTATGGGATTCAGAACA CTTATGTGAAACTCCCTCCTGAGAAGTTTGCCCCAAAGAAGCAGGGTGAGGGTGGGAAAGATCTCCCCACTGAACCCAAGAAGCTCCAGCTGAACTCTGCAGAAGAGCTTTATGCTGAAATCCGAGACAAGAACTTCAATGCTGTGGGGTCAGTGCTGAGCAAGAAAGCCAAGATCATCTCAGCAGCCTTTGAG GAAAGGCACCACGCCAAGACTGTTGGAGAGATTAAGCAGTTTGTGTCCCAGCTGCCTCACATGCAGGCAGCGAGGAGCTCACTGGCAAACCACACCTCCATCGCAGAGCTCATCAAAGACATCACCA CATCTGAAGATTTCTTTGATAATTTAACAGTGGAGCAAGAGTTCATGTCTGGAATAGATACAGACAAG gtTAACAATTATATTGAAGACTGCATAGCTCAAAAACATCCATTAATCAAGATACTGCGTCTCGTTTGCTTGCAATCTGTGTGCAACAGTGGGCTGAAGCAGAAGGTTCTGGACCATTACAAAAGAGAGATTCTCCAG ACTTACGGCTATGAACATATATTGACCTTAAACAATTTGGAAAAGGCTGGACTCCTGAAACCCCAGACAGGTGGCAGGAATAACTACCCAACGATCAGGAAAACGCTGCGCTTGTGGATGGATGATGTTAATGAGCAG AACCCCAATGACATCTCGTACGTGTACAGTGGCTACGCCCCACTGAGCGTGCGCCTGGCCCAGCTGCTGGCCCGGCCGGGCTGGCGCAGCATCGAGGAGGTTTTAAAGATGCTGCCAGGGCCCCATTTtgaggagaggcagcagctccctaCTGGCCTTCAGAAAAAAC GTCAGCATGGTGAGAACAGAGTCACCCTGGTGTTCTTCCTTGGGGGGGTCACGTATGCGGAGGTCGCTGCGCTGAGATTTCTGTCCCAGATGGAGGATGGAGGCACAGAGTACGTCATTGCCACTACAAAACTGATCAATGGAACAACCTGGATCAAATCCTTGATGGAAAAACTGGAGCCTGCCCCATTCTAG